Proteins from one bacterium genomic window:
- the rplL gene encoding 50S ribosomal protein L7/L12, translating to MASMTTEELLGVFEEMTVLELKEFLDAFEEHFDVTAAAPMAMAVAAGDGAGAEAPAEEQTEFDVVLTGSGDKKIQVIKEVRAMTSLGLKEAKAVVDGLPSTVLEAVSKEEANAAKEKIEAVGGSVETR from the coding sequence ATGGCCAGCATGACTACTGAAGAACTGTTGGGTGTGTTCGAGGAGATGACGGTCCTCGAGCTCAAGGAGTTCCTCGACGCCTTCGAGGAGCACTTCGACGTGACCGCGGCAGCCCCGATGGCGATGGCGGTCGCGGCCGGCGACGGCGCCGGCGCCGAGGCGCCCGCCGAGGAGCAGACGGAGTTCGACGTGGTGCTCACCGGATCCGGCGACAAGAAGATCCAGGTCATCAAGGAAGTCCGGGCCATGACCAGTCTCGGGCTCAAGGAGGCCAAGGCGGTGGTGGACGGCCTACCCAGCACCGTCCTCGAGGCAGTCTCCAAGGAGGAGGCCAACGCCGCCAAGGAGAAGATCGAGGCGGTCGGAGGCTCAGTCGAGACCCGCTAG
- the rplJ gene encoding 50S ribosomal protein L10, whose protein sequence is MPRPDKVRAVEDIKGYFSASSSSFLTEYRSLPVAAQQELRRTLKDAGARYRVLKMTLTRRALHDLGHVDLDEWLTGPTAVAFVEDDPVPAAKALVAFSRDHEGLVIKAGMLDGRAIAADQVARLATLDSRDVMLAKVAGAFNAPLTRAASLMGSFTRNAASVFSQLLEKKEEG, encoded by the coding sequence ATGCCACGACCCGACAAGGTCCGGGCGGTTGAAGACATCAAGGGTTACTTCTCGGCCTCGTCCTCATCGTTCCTGACCGAGTACCGCAGCCTGCCGGTGGCGGCCCAGCAGGAACTTCGCCGTACCCTCAAGGATGCCGGGGCAAGATACCGGGTCCTGAAGATGACGCTCACCAGGCGCGCCCTCCACGATCTCGGCCACGTCGACCTCGACGAGTGGCTCACGGGTCCGACCGCCGTGGCGTTCGTAGAGGACGATCCGGTACCGGCCGCCAAGGCACTGGTCGCCTTCAGCCGCGACCACGAAGGCCTGGTCATCAAGGCCGGCATGCTCGACGGCCGGGCCATCGCCGCCGATCAGGTGGCGCGCCTCGCCACCCTGGACAGCCGGGATGTGATGCTCGCCAAGGTCGCCGGGGCATTCAACGCGCCCCTGACCAGAGCCGCCTCGTTGATGGGTTCCTTTACCAGGAACGCAGCCTCGGTGTTCTCGCAGTTGCTCGAAAAGAAGGAAGAAGGATAA